One part of the Lycium ferocissimum isolate CSIRO_LF1 chromosome 8, AGI_CSIRO_Lferr_CH_V1, whole genome shotgun sequence genome encodes these proteins:
- the LOC132067683 gene encoding 3-ketoacyl-CoA synthase 6-like, with product MPQRSPQFSSSAKLKYVKLGYQYLVNHFLTCLLVPTIAMILVQAIQLGPNEISNFWNSLQFDLIKILCSSFFITFVSILFFMSRPRGVYLIDYACYKPPISCRVPFSTFMEHSRIILSSEPKSVEFQMRILERSGLGEETCLPPAIHYIPPEPNMESARKEAEMVIFSAMDSLFKKTGVKPKDIDILIVNCSLFSPTPSLSAMVINKYKMRGNIKSFNLSGMGCSAGLISIDLARDLLEVHPKSIAVVVSTEIITPNYYRGKDRSMLLPNCLFRMGGAAILLSNRWWADQWRAKYKLLHVVRTHKGADDKSYRCVFELEDSEGKTGISLSKDLMAIAGEALKSNITTIGPLVLPPSEQLLFLFSSIGRKVFNLKLKPYIPDFKQAFEHFCIHAGGRAVIDELQKKLQLSAEHVEASRMTLHQFGNTSSSSLWYELSYTEAKGRMKKGDRVWQIAFGSGFKCNSAVWKCNKTIKTPSDGPWSDCIHKYPVYIPEVVKL from the exons ATGCCTCAGAGATCACCACAATTTTCCAGTTCAGCTAAACTCAAGTACGTAAAACTTGGATACCAATATCTTGTTAACCACTTCTTGACATGTCTATTGGTGCCAACAATTGCTATGATTCTTGTTCAAGCCATTCAATTAGGTCCTAATGAAATCTCCAACTTTTGGAATTCCCTTCAGTTTGATCTCATCAAAATACTTTGTTCATCTTTCTTCATCACCTTCGTATCCATCCTATTCTTCATGTCAAGGCCCCGAGGGGTTTACCTCATCGATTATGCATGCTACAAACCACCCATCTCTTGTCGCGTCCCATTTTCAACGTTCATGGAGCATTCAAGAATCATACTTAGTTCAGAACCAAAGAGTGTTGAATTCCAAATGAGAATTCTTGAGAGATCCGGTTTAGGAGAAGAAACATGTTTGCCACCAGCAATACATTATATCCCACCTGAACCTAACATGGAATCTGCAAGAAAAGAAGCTGAAATGGTTATATTTTCAGCCATGGATTCTCTCTTCAAGAAAACAGGAGTAAAACCTAAAGACATTGACATTCTTATAGTGAATTGCAGCCTTTTTTCGCCAACGCCGTCTTTATCAGCAATGGTGATTAATAAGTACAAAATGAGAGGCAACATTAAGAGCTTCAATCTCTCAGGAATGGGGTGCAGTGCAG GGCTAATCTCCATTGATTTAGCTCGCGATCTTCTCGAAGTTCACCCCAAATCGATCGCGGTGGTTGTCAGCACAGAAATCATCACACCGAATTACTACAGAGGCAAAGATAGATCAATGCTCCTCCCAAACTGTCTGTTCAGAATGGGTGGCGCCGCCATACTTTTATCAAACAGGTGGTGGGCGGATCAATGGCGAGCCAAATACAAACTGCTACATGTCGTCAGAACCCACAAAGGAGCTGACGACAAATCTTACCGTTGTGTGTTTGAACTCGAAGACTCGGAAGGGAAAACAGGAATTTCTTTGTCAAAAGACCTAATGGCCATAGCAGGGGAAGCATTGAAGTCTAATATAACAACAATTGGGCCACTTGTTCTTCCTCCATCAGAAcaacttctctttctcttctcaaGTATAGGCCGAAAAGTATTTAACCTCAAACTCAAACCATATATTCCAGACTTCAAACAAGCATTCGAACACTTTTGCATTCATGCTGGTGGAAGAGCAGTGATCGACGAATTGCAGAAGAAATTACAGCTGTCTGCAGAACACGTTGAGGCATCAAGAATGACTTTGCATCAATTTGGGAACACTTCGTCTTCATCGTTGTGGTATGAATTGAGTTATACCGAAGCTAAAGGAAGGATGAAGAAAGGTGATAGAGTTTGGCAGATTGCATTTGGGAGTGGATTCAAGTGTAACAGTGCTGTTTGGAAGTGTAACAAGACAATTAAAACTCCAAGTGATGGACCTTGGTCTGATTGTATCCATAAGTACCCTGTTTACATCCCTGAAGTAGTAAAGCTCTAG